The following are encoded together in the Triticum dicoccoides isolate Atlit2015 ecotype Zavitan chromosome 6B, WEW_v2.0, whole genome shotgun sequence genome:
- the LOC119322630 gene encoding protein argonaute 1A-like isoform X1 encodes MASRTDSGYSPHDQALTMVKNKRYTPPSARGSTETRNAPRTPGQDPSQRVERDQQHGGGDRLHANTQYSQQGGRGGGQHLRCGGHFQDPASHHPFGGPVKYQAREYYGHGAPRQRGTPQPYHDGHRSGSHGRGVPATPSVTLPELHQAPQIQNQVPVLTPSPPETGSSSLHVEMNTGQVQLQFQQLDIPGQSSSRQGIQSAPSSTKSVRFPVRPGKGTFGSRCIVKANHFSAELPDKDLHQYDVSITPDIPSRGVNRAIIGQLVTLYRHSLLGGRLPAYDGRKSLYTAGPLPFTSRTFNIVLQDEDDKLGGAQVAQRREKHFTVVIKFAARADLHHLAMFLAGKQPDAPQEAIQVLDIVLRELPTARYSPVARSFYSPNLGRRQQLGDGLESWRGFYQSIRPTQMGLSLNIDMSSTAFIEPLPVIDFVAQLLNRNVSVRPLSDADRVKIKKALRGVKVEVTHRGNMRRKYRIFGLTSQATRELTFPIDDHGTVKTVLKYFQETYGFNIQHTTLPCLQVGNQQRPNFLPMEVCKIVEGQRYSKRLNEKQITALLKMTCQHPQQRELDILQTVNHNAYHEDPYAREFGIRIDERLASVEARVLPPPRLKYHDSGREKDVLPRIGQWNMRNKKMVNGGRVKEWICINFARNVQDSAARSFCRQLADMCEISGMDFSKEPLLPPLCTRPDHVERALKAHYQDAMSALKPLGRELDLLIAILPDINGSLYGNLKRICETNLGLISQCCLTKHVKKTTPQYLANVALKINVKVGGRNTVLVDALSRRIPLVSDRPTIIFGADVTHPHPGEDSSPSIAAVVASQDWPEVTKYAGLVSAQTRRQELIQDLFKVWQDPQKGTVNGGMVRELLLSFHRSTGQKPQRIIFYRDGVSEGQFYQVLLYELDAIRKACASLESNYQPPVTFVVVQKRHHTRLFANNHNDQRSVDTKSGNILPGTVVDSKICHPTEFDFYLCSHAGIQGTSRPAHYHVLWDENNFTADGLQTLTNNLCYTYARCTRSVSIVPPAYYAHLAAFRARFYMEPDTSDGGSVPSGATTSRAPAGARGGSRAAGNVAVKPLPDLKENVKRVMFYC; translated from the exons CTTTAACTATGGTGAAAAATAAAAGATATACCCCCCCTAGCGCGCGGGGAAGTACTGAAACTCGCAATGCTCCAAGAACCCCTGGTCAGGATCCATCGCAGCGGGTTGAGAGAGATCAACAGCATGGAGGTGGCGATCGGCTACATGCCAATACTCAATATTCTCAACAAGGTGGTCGTGGTGGTGGACAACACCTGAGATGTGGTGGACATTTTCAGGATCCAGCATCACATCATCCATTTGGTGGTCCTGTTAAGTATCAAGCACGTGAGTATTATGGCCATGGTGCCCCACGCCAAAGAGGAACACCACAACCATACCATGACGGGCATAGGAGTGGAAGTCATGGACGCGGAGTTCCTGCTACACCATCAGTAACACTTCCCGAACTGCACCAAGCTCCACAAATCCAGAACCAAGTTCCGGTGCTTACACCTTCACCACCCGAAACTGGCTCATCCTCACTACATGTTGAGATGAACACCGGACAAGTCCAGTTACAGTTTCAGCAACTTGATATCCCGGGTCAAAGTTCCTCTAGACAGGGTATCCAATCAGCACCATCGTCGACTAAATCAGTAAGATTTCCAGTGCGGCCTGGCAAGGGTACATTTGGCAGTAGGTGCATCGTGAAAGCAAATCATTTCTCTGCTGAATTGCCTGATAAAGATCTTCACCAGTATGAT GTGTCTATAACTCCAGACATTCCTTCCCGTGGCGTCAATCGTGCTATCATAGGACAACTTGTAACACTCTACAGGCATTCTCTTTTGGGTGGTCGCCTTCCTGCCTATGATGGAAGGAAGAGCCTATATACTGCTGGACCATTGCCATTTACTTCTAGGACCTTTAATATTGTTCTGCAGGACGAGGATGATAAACTTGGTGGTGCGCAAGTTGCACAAAG GCGCGAAAAACATTTTACGGTCGTCATCAAATTCGCCGCGCGTGCCGATCTCCATCATTTAGCTATGTTTCTAGCTGGGAAGCAACCAGATGCTCCTCAAGAAGCTATTCAAGTGCTTGACATTGTTCTACGTGAATTACCTACTGCAAG GTATTCCCCAGTTGCCAGGTCATTTTATTCACCAAACTTAGGGAGGCGCCAGCAACTTGGTGATGGCTTGGAAAGTTGGCGTGGTTTTTACCAGAGCATACGGCCCACACAGATGGGACTTTCACTGAATATTG ATATGTCATCTACAGCGTTCATTGAGCCTCTTCCTGTGATTGATTTCGTTGCACAACTCTTGAACAGAAACGTCTCAGTCAGACCATTATCAGATGCTGACCGTGTGAAG ATCAAGAAGGCTCTACGAGGTGTAAAGGTTGAGGTCACACATAGAGGCAATATGCGCAGAAAGTATCGTATATTTGGCCTTACCTCACAAGCAACAAGAGAATTAAC TTTCCCTATAGATGACCATGGTACTGTTAAGACAGTATTGAAGTACTTTCAGGAGACTTATGGATTTAACATTCAGCACACCACTTTGCCTTGCTTGCAAGTGGGTAACCAACAGAGACCAAATTTTCTTCCGATGGAG GTATGTAAGATTGTCGAGGGACAGCGTTACTCGAAACGACTGAATGAGAAGCAGATAACCGCTCTTCTTAAAATGACCTGCCAGCATCCCCAACAGCGGGAGCTGGACATTTTGCAG ACGGTGAATCACAATGCATACCATGAGGATCCATATGCGCGGGAGTTTGGTATAAGGATTGATGAACGTCTTGCATCAGTTGAAGCTCGAGTCCTACCTCCCCCTAGA CTTAAGTACCACGATAGTGGCAGAGAGAAGGATGTCTTGCCAAGAATTGGCCAGTGGAATATGAGGAATAAG AAAATGGTCAATGGTGGGAGAGTTAAGGAGTGGATATGCATTAACTTTGCTCGGAATGTCCAAGATAGTGCAGCGAGGAGTTTCTGTCGTCAGCTGGCTGACATGTGCGAAATATCTGGAATG GACTTCTCAAAGGAACCTCTGCTTCCTCCTTTATGTACGAGACCTGATCATGTAGAAAGAGCACTCAAGGCACACTATCAAGATGCTATGAGTGCTCTGAAACCACTGGGCAGGGAACTTGACCTGCTCATTGCAATTTTACCTGACATTAATGGTTCTCTTTATG GTAATCTTAAAAGAATATGCGAGACAAATCTTGGATTGATCTCTCAATGCTGTCTCACGAAACATGTTAAAAAGACGACACCACAGTATCTCGCAAACGTCGCCCTTAAAATCAATGTTAAG GTGGGAGGGAGAAATACTGTACTTGTTGATGCTTTGTCAAGGAGAATTCCCCTTGTTAGTGACAGACCAACCATTATATTTGGTGCTGATGTTACCCATCCTCATCCTGGAGAAGATTCTAGCCCTTCCATCGCAGCT GTTGTTGCTTCTCAAGATTGGCCCGAGGTCACCAAGTATGCTGGATTGGTGAGTGCACAAACCCGTCGCCAGGAGTTGATACAAGATCTTTTTAAAGTATGGCAAGATCCTCAGAAAGGGACTGTAAATGGTGGAATGGTTAG AGAACTTCTCCTTTCCTTCCATAGATCAACTGGACAGAAGCCCCAAAGGATCATATTCTATAG GGATGGTGTTAGCGAAGGACAGTTCTATCAGGTTCTGTTGTATGAGCTTGATGCGATTAGAAAG GCGTGCGCATCCTTGGAGTCCAATTATCAGCCACCTGTTACCTTTGTGGTGGTCCAGAAGCGCCATCATACACGGCTATTTGCTAATAACCACAACGATCAGCGAAGTGTTGATACAAAAAGTGGAAACATACTGCCTG GTACCGTGGTTGATTCAAAGATATGCCATCCTACCGagtttgatttctacctttgtagcCATGCTGGTATTCAG GGAACAAGCCGCCCTGCGCATTACCATGTCCTTTGGGATGAGAACAATTTTACCGCGGACGGTTTGCAGACTCTCACGAACAACTTGTGCTACAC CTACGCAAGGTGCACCCGTTCTGTATCGATTG TGCCTCCGGCATACTATGCTCACCTCGCCGCTTTTCGAGCTCGGTTCTACATGGAACCGGATACCTCCGACGGTGGCTCGGTCCCGAGCGGCGCCACGACAAGCCGTGCCCCTGCTGGTGCACGCGGCGGTAGTAGAGCTGCAGGGAATGTCGCTGTTAAGCCTCTGCCCGACCTCAAGGAAAACGTGAAGCGTGTCATGTTTTACTGCTGA
- the LOC119322630 gene encoding protein argonaute 1A-like isoform X2, translated as MVKNKRYTPPSARGSTETRNAPRTPGQDPSQRVERDQQHGGGDRLHANTQYSQQGGRGGGQHLRCGGHFQDPASHHPFGGPVKYQAREYYGHGAPRQRGTPQPYHDGHRSGSHGRGVPATPSVTLPELHQAPQIQNQVPVLTPSPPETGSSSLHVEMNTGQVQLQFQQLDIPGQSSSRQGIQSAPSSTKSVRFPVRPGKGTFGSRCIVKANHFSAELPDKDLHQYDVSITPDIPSRGVNRAIIGQLVTLYRHSLLGGRLPAYDGRKSLYTAGPLPFTSRTFNIVLQDEDDKLGGAQVAQRREKHFTVVIKFAARADLHHLAMFLAGKQPDAPQEAIQVLDIVLRELPTARYSPVARSFYSPNLGRRQQLGDGLESWRGFYQSIRPTQMGLSLNIDMSSTAFIEPLPVIDFVAQLLNRNVSVRPLSDADRVKIKKALRGVKVEVTHRGNMRRKYRIFGLTSQATRELTFPIDDHGTVKTVLKYFQETYGFNIQHTTLPCLQVGNQQRPNFLPMEVCKIVEGQRYSKRLNEKQITALLKMTCQHPQQRELDILQTVNHNAYHEDPYAREFGIRIDERLASVEARVLPPPRLKYHDSGREKDVLPRIGQWNMRNKKMVNGGRVKEWICINFARNVQDSAARSFCRQLADMCEISGMDFSKEPLLPPLCTRPDHVERALKAHYQDAMSALKPLGRELDLLIAILPDINGSLYGNLKRICETNLGLISQCCLTKHVKKTTPQYLANVALKINVKVGGRNTVLVDALSRRIPLVSDRPTIIFGADVTHPHPGEDSSPSIAAVVASQDWPEVTKYAGLVSAQTRRQELIQDLFKVWQDPQKGTVNGGMVRELLLSFHRSTGQKPQRIIFYRDGVSEGQFYQVLLYELDAIRKACASLESNYQPPVTFVVVQKRHHTRLFANNHNDQRSVDTKSGNILPGTVVDSKICHPTEFDFYLCSHAGIQGTSRPAHYHVLWDENNFTADGLQTLTNNLCYTYARCTRSVSIVPPAYYAHLAAFRARFYMEPDTSDGGSVPSGATTSRAPAGARGGSRAAGNVAVKPLPDLKENVKRVMFYC; from the exons ATGGTGAAAAATAAAAGATATACCCCCCCTAGCGCGCGGGGAAGTACTGAAACTCGCAATGCTCCAAGAACCCCTGGTCAGGATCCATCGCAGCGGGTTGAGAGAGATCAACAGCATGGAGGTGGCGATCGGCTACATGCCAATACTCAATATTCTCAACAAGGTGGTCGTGGTGGTGGACAACACCTGAGATGTGGTGGACATTTTCAGGATCCAGCATCACATCATCCATTTGGTGGTCCTGTTAAGTATCAAGCACGTGAGTATTATGGCCATGGTGCCCCACGCCAAAGAGGAACACCACAACCATACCATGACGGGCATAGGAGTGGAAGTCATGGACGCGGAGTTCCTGCTACACCATCAGTAACACTTCCCGAACTGCACCAAGCTCCACAAATCCAGAACCAAGTTCCGGTGCTTACACCTTCACCACCCGAAACTGGCTCATCCTCACTACATGTTGAGATGAACACCGGACAAGTCCAGTTACAGTTTCAGCAACTTGATATCCCGGGTCAAAGTTCCTCTAGACAGGGTATCCAATCAGCACCATCGTCGACTAAATCAGTAAGATTTCCAGTGCGGCCTGGCAAGGGTACATTTGGCAGTAGGTGCATCGTGAAAGCAAATCATTTCTCTGCTGAATTGCCTGATAAAGATCTTCACCAGTATGAT GTGTCTATAACTCCAGACATTCCTTCCCGTGGCGTCAATCGTGCTATCATAGGACAACTTGTAACACTCTACAGGCATTCTCTTTTGGGTGGTCGCCTTCCTGCCTATGATGGAAGGAAGAGCCTATATACTGCTGGACCATTGCCATTTACTTCTAGGACCTTTAATATTGTTCTGCAGGACGAGGATGATAAACTTGGTGGTGCGCAAGTTGCACAAAG GCGCGAAAAACATTTTACGGTCGTCATCAAATTCGCCGCGCGTGCCGATCTCCATCATTTAGCTATGTTTCTAGCTGGGAAGCAACCAGATGCTCCTCAAGAAGCTATTCAAGTGCTTGACATTGTTCTACGTGAATTACCTACTGCAAG GTATTCCCCAGTTGCCAGGTCATTTTATTCACCAAACTTAGGGAGGCGCCAGCAACTTGGTGATGGCTTGGAAAGTTGGCGTGGTTTTTACCAGAGCATACGGCCCACACAGATGGGACTTTCACTGAATATTG ATATGTCATCTACAGCGTTCATTGAGCCTCTTCCTGTGATTGATTTCGTTGCACAACTCTTGAACAGAAACGTCTCAGTCAGACCATTATCAGATGCTGACCGTGTGAAG ATCAAGAAGGCTCTACGAGGTGTAAAGGTTGAGGTCACACATAGAGGCAATATGCGCAGAAAGTATCGTATATTTGGCCTTACCTCACAAGCAACAAGAGAATTAAC TTTCCCTATAGATGACCATGGTACTGTTAAGACAGTATTGAAGTACTTTCAGGAGACTTATGGATTTAACATTCAGCACACCACTTTGCCTTGCTTGCAAGTGGGTAACCAACAGAGACCAAATTTTCTTCCGATGGAG GTATGTAAGATTGTCGAGGGACAGCGTTACTCGAAACGACTGAATGAGAAGCAGATAACCGCTCTTCTTAAAATGACCTGCCAGCATCCCCAACAGCGGGAGCTGGACATTTTGCAG ACGGTGAATCACAATGCATACCATGAGGATCCATATGCGCGGGAGTTTGGTATAAGGATTGATGAACGTCTTGCATCAGTTGAAGCTCGAGTCCTACCTCCCCCTAGA CTTAAGTACCACGATAGTGGCAGAGAGAAGGATGTCTTGCCAAGAATTGGCCAGTGGAATATGAGGAATAAG AAAATGGTCAATGGTGGGAGAGTTAAGGAGTGGATATGCATTAACTTTGCTCGGAATGTCCAAGATAGTGCAGCGAGGAGTTTCTGTCGTCAGCTGGCTGACATGTGCGAAATATCTGGAATG GACTTCTCAAAGGAACCTCTGCTTCCTCCTTTATGTACGAGACCTGATCATGTAGAAAGAGCACTCAAGGCACACTATCAAGATGCTATGAGTGCTCTGAAACCACTGGGCAGGGAACTTGACCTGCTCATTGCAATTTTACCTGACATTAATGGTTCTCTTTATG GTAATCTTAAAAGAATATGCGAGACAAATCTTGGATTGATCTCTCAATGCTGTCTCACGAAACATGTTAAAAAGACGACACCACAGTATCTCGCAAACGTCGCCCTTAAAATCAATGTTAAG GTGGGAGGGAGAAATACTGTACTTGTTGATGCTTTGTCAAGGAGAATTCCCCTTGTTAGTGACAGACCAACCATTATATTTGGTGCTGATGTTACCCATCCTCATCCTGGAGAAGATTCTAGCCCTTCCATCGCAGCT GTTGTTGCTTCTCAAGATTGGCCCGAGGTCACCAAGTATGCTGGATTGGTGAGTGCACAAACCCGTCGCCAGGAGTTGATACAAGATCTTTTTAAAGTATGGCAAGATCCTCAGAAAGGGACTGTAAATGGTGGAATGGTTAG AGAACTTCTCCTTTCCTTCCATAGATCAACTGGACAGAAGCCCCAAAGGATCATATTCTATAG GGATGGTGTTAGCGAAGGACAGTTCTATCAGGTTCTGTTGTATGAGCTTGATGCGATTAGAAAG GCGTGCGCATCCTTGGAGTCCAATTATCAGCCACCTGTTACCTTTGTGGTGGTCCAGAAGCGCCATCATACACGGCTATTTGCTAATAACCACAACGATCAGCGAAGTGTTGATACAAAAAGTGGAAACATACTGCCTG GTACCGTGGTTGATTCAAAGATATGCCATCCTACCGagtttgatttctacctttgtagcCATGCTGGTATTCAG GGAACAAGCCGCCCTGCGCATTACCATGTCCTTTGGGATGAGAACAATTTTACCGCGGACGGTTTGCAGACTCTCACGAACAACTTGTGCTACAC CTACGCAAGGTGCACCCGTTCTGTATCGATTG TGCCTCCGGCATACTATGCTCACCTCGCCGCTTTTCGAGCTCGGTTCTACATGGAACCGGATACCTCCGACGGTGGCTCGGTCCCGAGCGGCGCCACGACAAGCCGTGCCCCTGCTGGTGCACGCGGCGGTAGTAGAGCTGCAGGGAATGTCGCTGTTAAGCCTCTGCCCGACCTCAAGGAAAACGTGAAGCGTGTCATGTTTTACTGCTGA